The Deltaproteobacteria bacterium genome window below encodes:
- a CDS encoding acyl-CoA synthetase, which translates to MAKIPAEYLPPEELRPKRIYNLDEFKNIPQKFNSTEVLLDQTAAKYGDKVAVYFDEQRITYKQLQASVNRVANGLKKLGVEEGDRVMMRMPNIVPIIVCNFAIIKIGGVSLPTSVLFARSEIAHVANLAEAKVLIVAQAMLGEVEAAKADLKSVKHIVVVAPPGSEDEIRAKGYVPYADLMKNPDQCEAVKRDRMDVSVLLFTSGTTGLPKGTAHFMEESLIVADGFGKYCWEVSDKDVIGGPAPLAMAAGYSTVAVIPFRYGAAVSLIAKFDPISMFKNIQNHKVTIMSALPTAYRKMLADINPKDYDYSSMRFCTGGGEALTAKTYLDWKEKFGLEIYEGLGTTEMMFVFISAAVTKKVKPGFIGSACPGYDVRVINENFEQVKPGEVGKMIVRGPTGTMYWKDNDKQKAAVRDGWCLAGDVVTMDELGNVQFLSREDDLIKSSGYRIGPEEIEEALVTHDSVADAGVVGVPDPVIGQRTKAFVVLKAGTAPTEELKKQLVEHCKGKIAVYKLPREIEFIDAMPRTAVGKLLRRVLRQRELEKPKA; encoded by the coding sequence ATGGCGAAGATACCGGCTGAATACCTGCCGCCCGAGGAGTTGCGGCCCAAGCGGATCTACAATCTCGACGAGTTCAAGAACATCCCTCAGAAGTTCAATTCCACCGAAGTGCTGCTCGACCAGACCGCCGCCAAATACGGCGACAAGGTCGCCGTATATTTCGACGAGCAGCGGATCACCTACAAGCAGCTCCAGGCGAGCGTCAACCGGGTCGCCAACGGCCTGAAGAAACTGGGCGTCGAGGAAGGCGACCGTGTGATGATGCGGATGCCGAACATCGTGCCGATCATCGTCTGCAACTTCGCCATCATCAAGATCGGCGGCGTCTCCCTGCCTACGTCCGTTCTGTTCGCCCGCTCGGAGATCGCCCACGTGGCGAACCTTGCCGAGGCGAAGGTCCTTATCGTCGCCCAGGCGATGCTGGGTGAAGTGGAGGCGGCGAAGGCGGACTTGAAGTCGGTGAAGCACATCGTCGTCGTAGCCCCTCCGGGCTCCGAGGACGAGATCCGCGCGAAAGGGTACGTACCGTACGCCGACCTCATGAAGAACCCGGACCAGTGCGAGGCGGTGAAACGGGACCGGATGGACGTCTCCGTGCTTCTCTTCACCTCCGGGACGACAGGCCTTCCCAAGGGGACGGCGCATTTCATGGAAGAGTCGCTGATCGTCGCCGACGGGTTCGGCAAGTACTGCTGGGAGGTCTCCGACAAGGACGTGATCGGGGGCCCCGCGCCGCTCGCGATGGCCGCAGGTTACTCCACCGTGGCGGTCATCCCGTTCCGCTACGGCGCGGCCGTGTCGCTCATCGCAAAGTTCGACCCGATATCGATGTTCAAGAACATCCAGAACCACAAGGTCACGATCATGTCGGCGCTTCCCACCGCTTACCGGAAGATGCTGGCCGACATCAACCCGAAGGACTATGACTACTCCTCCATGCGGTTCTGCACCGGCGGCGGCGAGGCGCTGACGGCCAAGACATACCTCGACTGGAAGGAGAAGTTCGGGCTGGAGATATACGAAGGGCTGGGCACCACCGAGATGATGTTCGTCTTCATCTCCGCCGCGGTGACCAAGAAGGTAAAGCCGGGCTTCATCGGCTCCGCCTGCCCGGGCTACGACGTGCGCGTAATCAACGAGAACTTCGAGCAGGTCAAGCCGGGCGAGGTCGGAAAGATGATCGTCCGGGGACCCACGGGGACGATGTACTGGAAGGATAACGACAAGCAGAAGGCGGCGGTGCGCGACGGCTGGTGCCTGGCCGGCGACGTCGTCACGATGGATGAGCTGGGCAACGTCCAGTTCCTCTCCCGCGAGGACGACCTCATCAAGTCCTCCGGCTACCGGATCGGACCCGAAGAGATCGAAGAGGCGCTTGTCACCCACGATTCCGTTGCGGACGCGGGCGTCGTCGGCGTGCCCGATCCTGTCATCGGTCAGCGCACGAAGGCATTCGTGGTCCTGAAGGCGGGGACAGCCCCTACGGAAGAGCTGAAGAAACAGCTTGTCGAGCATTGCAAGGGGAAGATCGCCGTCTACAAGCTGCCGCGCGAGATCGAGTTCATCGACGCGATGCCGCGCACGGCGGTGGGCAAGCTCCTTCGCCGCGTCCTGCGCCAGAGGGAGCTGGAGAAGCCCAAGGCGTAA
- a CDS encoding cytochrome c3 family protein, with amino-acid sequence MRKLAALIAVTVAVVFCLGVAVAAPPDKISIKAIQKTKSAVAYDHKAHAAKVKECKTCHHKDAAGKEQGCGKCHTAKAEGKKVDLKEAFHKQCKDCHKKEKKGPQKCDECHPKK; translated from the coding sequence ATGAGAAAGCTTGCAGCACTGATCGCGGTGACGGTCGCAGTGGTCTTCTGCCTCGGCGTGGCGGTAGCGGCGCCCCCCGACAAGATCAGCATCAAGGCGATCCAGAAGACCAAGAGCGCCGTCGCCTACGACCACAAGGCCCATGCGGCCAAGGTCAAGGAATGCAAGACTTGCCATCACAAGGACGCCGCCGGCAAGGAGCAGGGCTGCGGCAAGTGCCACACCGCCAAGGCGGAAGGGAAGAAAGTCGACCTGAAGGAAGCCTTCCACAAGCAGTGCAAGGATTGCCACAAGAAGGAGAAGAAAGGCCCGCAGAAGTGCGACGAGTGCCACCCGAAGAAGTAA
- a CDS encoding AI-2E family transporter, producing the protein MLSPDPQKEVTPSAAPPEGTGPPGGPNPPGVVPGHFIRRRSDRAILGSLVVLAILGLLTLCYFASSVFITIISSILIALALEPLVILLCKRARLRRPYSSAIVVFLAIAVLYGILYVTYGSAQQLFSDLPTLIEQIRNAPLVQRITSELYRLTETLQEAGRTIGPPVPPSPVKGTQIIVRDTASWSEPFLRGLGSLTSILFSLSFIPFLVYFLLAEKEHLIRRTLALFPREHRETASTTIGGIEKMLQKFLTGNAVVAGILSIATAFVFLLIGLPYWIVLGCLSGIVSTIPYLGLVLGLLPPLIVGLITFDSGAPIAVIAASVTGFHVVAANLLIPKLVGKGVQLNPVASTVSIMFFGWMWGGMGLILGIPIVAVLKTVLENMQPTIKLGQWLGE; encoded by the coding sequence GTGCTTTCCCCCGACCCACAGAAGGAGGTTACCCCTTCCGCCGCTCCGCCGGAAGGAACCGGCCCGCCCGGCGGCCCCAACCCGCCGGGGGTCGTCCCCGGCCACTTCATCAGGCGGAGGTCCGACCGCGCGATCCTGGGAAGCCTCGTGGTTCTGGCCATCCTGGGCCTCCTTACGCTGTGCTACTTCGCCTCGTCGGTCTTCATCACCATCATTTCTTCCATCCTGATCGCCCTTGCACTGGAGCCGCTTGTCATTCTCCTTTGCAAGCGCGCAAGGCTGCGCAGGCCATACTCGAGCGCGATTGTCGTCTTTCTGGCCATCGCGGTCCTTTACGGAATCCTGTACGTCACGTACGGCAGCGCCCAGCAGCTCTTTTCCGACCTGCCCACGCTGATCGAGCAGATCCGGAATGCGCCGCTCGTGCAGCGGATCACGAGCGAGCTCTACCGGCTGACGGAGACGCTCCAGGAAGCGGGGAGGACCATCGGACCGCCCGTCCCTCCGTCACCCGTGAAAGGGACCCAGATCATTGTGCGCGACACGGCGTCCTGGTCCGAACCCTTCCTCCGCGGGCTCGGGTCCCTGACATCGATCCTCTTTTCCTTGAGCTTCATACCATTCCTTGTCTATTTCCTCCTGGCCGAGAAGGAGCACCTCATCCGTCGCACCCTCGCCCTATTCCCCCGGGAGCACAGGGAAACGGCGTCCACAACCATAGGCGGCATCGAGAAGATGCTCCAGAAGTTCCTCACCGGCAACGCCGTCGTGGCCGGTATCCTGAGCATCGCCACGGCTTTCGTCTTCCTCCTGATCGGTCTGCCCTACTGGATCGTCCTCGGGTGCTTGAGCGGCATCGTAAGCACCATCCCGTATCTCGGGCTCGTACTTGGCCTCCTTCCTCCTCTTATCGTGGGCCTGATCACCTTCGATTCGGGGGCGCCCATCGCCGTCATCGCGGCAAGCGTCACGGGATTTCATGTGGTGGCCGCCAACCTCCTGATCCCGAAGCTCGTCGGCAAGGGTGTTCAGCTGAATCCAGTCGCCTCCACGGTGAGCATAATGTTCTTCGGGTGGATGTGGGGAGGGATGGGGCTGATCCTGGGGATTCCCATCGTGGCGGTTCTGAAGACCGTCCTCGAAAACATGCAGCCCACGATAAAACTGGGTCAGTGGCTGGGAGAATAA
- a CDS encoding acyl-CoA thioesterase codes for MPPSASHSIDIRVRFGETDPYGVAYFAAILDYFKRGLDEFLRTRGLSPDAVYRNRKKGFGFPIVATQCRYRAPVRFDDALILRTRLARMDEKGATFGFTLFRTVDGKDVLAAEGKISCRSIDAAWKPIPIPKDLRKALAG; via the coding sequence ATGCCGCCATCCGCCTCCCATTCCATCGACATCCGCGTGCGTTTCGGAGAGACCGATCCGTATGGCGTTGCATACTTCGCCGCCATACTCGATTATTTCAAGCGCGGGCTGGACGAGTTCCTGCGCACGCGGGGGCTTTCCCCCGACGCGGTATACCGGAACCGCAAAAAAGGTTTCGGGTTCCCGATTGTCGCGACGCAATGCCGGTACCGGGCCCCCGTGCGTTTCGACGACGCGCTGATCCTGCGGACCCGGCTCGCCCGGATGGACGAAAAGGGGGCCACCTTCGGTTTCACCCTCTTCCGCACTGTCGACGGGAAGGACGTGCTCGCCGCCGAGGGTAAGATCTCCTGCCGGTCGATCGACGCCGCCTGGAAGCCGATCCCGATCCCGAAGGACCTCCGCAAGGCCCTCGCCGGCTGA
- a CDS encoding U32 family peptidase, with amino-acid sequence MNVQPPSGTPVLLAPAGGMEALRAVLAAGADAVYVGARGWSRGGPRVGLSHEDISLAARECSRAGADLHVAFNTVPAAAEVPAYLSALRRIRDCGIVNVILSDTGAIPLVHSEFPELSICASVGVSALNAADAVFYRDLGAKAIVLPTAVSCGEVQAIKTAGGLRIEAFIRCRAEFILQGKCGLSGYAREADEIEGRPDLAAAGPSSSAKRGGRCFLVCAALPVERTPHTIEEELADWIRAGVDAFKIEGRDLPPAKLAALVTRLRAKLDAALAG; translated from the coding sequence ATGAACGTACAACCCCCCAGCGGGACTCCCGTTTTGCTCGCCCCTGCCGGCGGCATGGAAGCGTTGCGGGCGGTACTGGCCGCGGGCGCGGACGCCGTCTACGTGGGCGCGCGGGGCTGGAGCCGGGGAGGGCCGCGCGTGGGACTATCGCACGAGGACATTTCCCTTGCGGCCCGGGAATGCTCACGCGCGGGAGCCGATCTCCACGTCGCCTTCAACACCGTCCCCGCCGCCGCGGAGGTTCCCGCTTATCTTTCCGCCCTGCGGCGGATACGCGACTGCGGAATAGTCAACGTAATTCTCTCCGACACGGGGGCGATCCCGCTCGTCCACAGTGAGTTTCCCGAGCTATCTATCTGCGCGTCGGTCGGAGTTTCCGCCCTGAACGCCGCCGACGCTGTCTTCTACCGGGACCTGGGAGCGAAGGCGATAGTGCTTCCGACGGCGGTGTCGTGCGGCGAGGTCCAGGCGATAAAGACGGCCGGCGGGCTCAGGATAGAAGCCTTCATCCGCTGCAGGGCCGAGTTCATCCTCCAGGGGAAGTGCGGGCTTTCCGGGTATGCCCGCGAGGCCGATGAAATCGAGGGCCGTCCGGATCTCGCGGCGGCCGGGCCTTCTTCTTCCGCAAAGAGGGGGGGGCGGTGCTTTCTCGTCTGTGCCGCGCTCCCCGTCGAACGGACACCCCATACCATAGAGGAGGAGCTCGCCGACTGGATCCGCGCCGGGGTGGACGCCTTCAAGATCGAGGGCCGGGACCTCCCGCCCGCGAAGCTCGCCGCCCTCGTCACGCGCCTCCGCGCGAAGCTCGACGCCGCCCTCGCCGGCTGA
- the ndhC gene encoding NADH-quinone oxidoreductase subunit A has translation MNGMLTDFATVLVFMVLGAVTVALMLLVSRLVQPRDPTAVKLSTYECGEVPFGSSWVQFNIRFYVVALIFIIFDVEVALLYPWAVIFQRLGMVAFVEAFVFIVILLAGLAYLWKEGDLDWVRTMQDAPAPKEGK, from the coding sequence ATGAACGGCATGCTGACGGACTTCGCAACGGTCCTTGTGTTCATGGTGCTGGGAGCGGTCACGGTGGCGCTGATGCTCCTCGTTTCGCGCCTCGTGCAGCCGCGGGACCCGACGGCGGTCAAGCTGTCCACCTACGAGTGCGGGGAGGTGCCGTTCGGCTCCTCGTGGGTGCAGTTCAACATACGTTTCTACGTCGTCGCCCTGATCTTCATAATCTTCGACGTGGAAGTCGCGCTCCTCTACCCCTGGGCGGTCATCTTCCAGCGGCTCGGGATGGTAGCGTTCGTCGAGGCGTTCGTCTTCATAGTCATCCTCCTTGCGGGCCTTGCCTACCTCTGGAAAGAGGGTGATCTCGACTGGGTGCGCACGATGCAGGACGCCCCGGCGCCGAAGGAGGGAAAATGA
- a CDS encoding NADH-quinone oxidoreductase subunit B, translating to MGPEAHVMVGNADMFVNWARKSSLWYLLFATACCGIELMQTGASRYDLDRFGAVFRASPRQSDLLIVAGTVTHKMAERLKRLYEQMPEPKFVISMGSCANTGGPFFKDSYCVVKGVDLLVPVDVYVPGCPPRPEALIDGIIQLQKIIEKKRNFAANKA from the coding sequence ATGGGACCCGAAGCGCACGTCATGGTCGGCAACGCCGACATGTTCGTCAACTGGGCGCGCAAGTCCTCACTTTGGTACCTCCTTTTCGCGACGGCCTGCTGCGGCATCGAGCTTATGCAGACCGGCGCATCCCGATATGACCTGGACCGTTTCGGTGCGGTTTTCCGCGCTTCTCCGCGGCAGTCCGACCTGCTGATCGTCGCGGGCACGGTCACCCACAAGATGGCGGAGCGGTTGAAAAGGCTGTACGAGCAGATGCCGGAGCCCAAGTTCGTCATCTCCATGGGATCCTGCGCCAACACGGGCGGCCCGTTCTTCAAGGATTCCTACTGCGTGGTGAAGGGTGTGGACCTGCTGGTCCCCGTGGACGTCTACGTCCCCGGCTGCCCTCCCCGCCCGGAAGCGCTGATCGACGGCATCATCCAGCTCCAGAAGATCATCGAGAAGAAGCGGAATTTCGCGGCTAATAAGGCGTAA
- a CDS encoding NADH-quinone oxidoreductase subunit C, with protein MEPTAVFESLKGKFGEAVVELQDAGSKPAFVVVAPASVAEIARFLRDDPAMKFDSLMCLSGLDCKDRFAVAYHIHSMAHRHKIGLKAFLPKENPALPSVDSVWPAANFMERETFDLYGIVFNGSKDLSRILLPEDWEGHPLRKDYKYPEFYHGIKV; from the coding sequence TTGGAACCAACGGCGGTCTTCGAATCGTTGAAGGGAAAGTTCGGGGAAGCGGTGGTGGAGCTTCAGGACGCCGGATCCAAGCCGGCGTTTGTTGTGGTCGCGCCCGCATCCGTAGCGGAGATCGCACGGTTCCTCAGGGACGACCCGGCGATGAAGTTCGACTCCCTTATGTGCCTCTCCGGGCTCGACTGCAAGGACAGGTTCGCGGTGGCCTATCACATCCACTCGATGGCCCACCGGCACAAGATCGGGCTGAAGGCCTTCCTGCCCAAGGAAAACCCGGCGCTTCCGAGCGTGGACTCCGTCTGGCCCGCGGCCAATTTCATGGAGCGGGAGACGTTCGACCTGTACGGGATCGTATTCAACGGCTCGAAGGACCTGAGCAGGATCCTTCTGCCGGAGGACTGGGAAGGGCATCCGCTCCGCAAGGATTACAAATATCCGGAGTTCTACCACGGGATCAAGGTATGA
- a CDS encoding NADH-quinone oxidoreductase subunit D produces the protein MTRQAEALHTQEMLINMGPQHPSTHGVLRVLLRTDGEVVVNARPDVGYLHRGLEKIGERVTYAQFMPFTDRLDYLAAMNCNCAYAWAVEKLANIEVPERAEYIRVIVSELNRISSHLISFGSFTADMGAFTPFLYSIREREVVNDLFEMVCGNRLTYNYARIGGVSGDLPAGFLDKTKEFLDYFEPKIDEYNNLISYNKIFVHRLANVAVISAEDAVAYGLTGPNLRGSGVKFDLRRDEPYSVYPKLEFDVCVGTGERGTLGDCFDRYMVRINEMRQSVRILRQAVAQIPEGPVMAKVPRLFKPAAGETYFRSECPRGETGFYLVSDGTTNPTRLKIRTGSFVTMNIFEKVTRGLMIADIVAVIGSFDIILPEIDR, from the coding sequence ATGACCAGGCAGGCCGAAGCGCTCCACACGCAGGAGATGCTCATAAACATGGGGCCGCAGCACCCGAGCACCCACGGGGTGTTGCGGGTGCTCCTGCGCACCGACGGCGAGGTGGTGGTAAACGCCCGTCCCGACGTCGGATACCTGCACCGGGGGCTGGAGAAGATCGGAGAGCGGGTTACCTACGCCCAGTTCATGCCGTTTACCGACAGGCTCGATTACCTCGCGGCGATGAACTGCAACTGCGCCTACGCGTGGGCGGTCGAAAAGCTTGCCAACATAGAAGTTCCGGAGCGTGCCGAGTACATCCGGGTGATCGTCAGCGAGCTCAACCGGATCTCCTCCCACCTCATCTCTTTCGGGTCGTTCACGGCGGACATGGGAGCGTTCACACCCTTCCTCTATTCGATCCGGGAGCGGGAAGTGGTAAACGACCTGTTCGAGATGGTCTGCGGCAACCGGCTCACTTACAATTACGCGCGTATCGGCGGCGTCTCCGGGGATCTTCCCGCGGGCTTTCTCGACAAGACGAAGGAATTCCTCGACTACTTCGAGCCGAAGATCGACGAATACAACAACCTTATTTCCTACAATAAAATTTTCGTCCACCGGCTGGCGAACGTGGCGGTCATCTCCGCGGAAGACGCGGTGGCATACGGGCTGACGGGTCCGAACCTGCGCGGCTCCGGCGTCAAGTTCGACCTGCGACGAGACGAGCCGTACTCGGTCTATCCGAAGCTGGAGTTCGACGTCTGCGTCGGGACCGGCGAGCGGGGAACGCTGGGAGATTGCTTCGACAGGTACATGGTGCGGATCAACGAAATGCGCCAGAGCGTGCGGATCCTGCGACAGGCCGTCGCGCAGATTCCCGAGGGTCCGGTGATGGCAAAGGTGCCCCGGCTCTTTAAACCCGCCGCCGGCGAGACCTACTTCCGGTCCGAATGCCCCAGGGGGGAGACCGGATTCTACCTCGTCTCCGACGGAACGACGAATCCCACTCGCCTGAAGATCCGCACAGGCTCCTTCGTCACGATGAACATCTTCGAGAAGGTGACGAGGGGGCTCATGATCGCGGACATCGTGGCCGTGATCGGCAGCTTCGACATCATCCTTCCGGAGATAGATAGATAG
- the nuoH gene encoding NADH-quinone oxidoreductase subunit NuoH has protein sequence MEDLARNLMNTVPALAGVPLWVMTLLVMVVVAVILLVFALTFGGVGSYVLRKVAGDIQVRIGPNRVGPYGILQFLADGAKLILKEDIIPAKADRFLFVLAPYLVFVGSFAAFVVLPFGVGLIASDLNIGIYYVMAVTSLVVIGILMAGWASNNKWALLGGMRAAAQIVSYEIPVGMALLPAVLIAGSLSLQDIVRSQGGLAGIFGWNLFHNPFTFFSFFLYFTAAQAETNQTPFDLPEAESELVSGYNVEYSGIRYAFFFLAEFGDMFVVAALAAACFLGGWHVPFFRAETITGAWGNLLSLGAFLFKAFALVLVMMWVRWTLPRLRVDQLMRMAWKYLVPLTFVNLLGVSLWLLVFKGKGIPHLIASIF, from the coding sequence ATGGAAGACCTGGCCCGCAACCTGATGAACACCGTTCCCGCCCTCGCCGGCGTGCCTCTTTGGGTGATGACGCTCCTGGTCATGGTGGTAGTCGCGGTGATCCTGCTCGTTTTCGCCCTGACCTTCGGCGGGGTCGGGTCGTACGTCCTGCGGAAGGTCGCGGGCGACATCCAGGTGCGCATCGGCCCCAACCGGGTCGGGCCGTACGGGATACTCCAGTTCCTGGCCGACGGCGCCAAGTTGATCCTCAAGGAAGACATAATCCCGGCCAAGGCGGACCGGTTCCTGTTCGTCCTCGCGCCGTACCTGGTCTTCGTCGGTTCCTTCGCGGCGTTCGTGGTTCTACCGTTCGGGGTCGGGCTCATCGCCTCCGACCTGAACATCGGCATCTACTACGTCATGGCGGTCACCTCGCTGGTGGTAATCGGGATACTCATGGCAGGGTGGGCCTCCAACAACAAGTGGGCGCTTCTGGGCGGTATGAGGGCGGCGGCCCAGATCGTTTCCTACGAGATCCCGGTGGGGATGGCCCTTCTGCCCGCGGTCCTGATCGCCGGCTCCCTGTCCCTGCAGGACATCGTCCGGTCGCAGGGCGGGCTGGCGGGAATCTTCGGGTGGAACCTGTTCCACAATCCGTTCACCTTCTTCTCTTTCTTCCTGTACTTCACCGCCGCGCAGGCGGAAACGAACCAGACGCCGTTCGATCTCCCGGAGGCCGAGTCGGAGCTGGTTTCCGGGTACAACGTCGAGTATTCGGGAATCCGGTACGCTTTTTTCTTCCTGGCCGAGTTCGGCGACATGTTCGTGGTGGCGGCGCTGGCCGCCGCATGCTTCCTGGGAGGATGGCACGTGCCGTTCTTCCGGGCCGAGACGATCACGGGTGCCTGGGGTAACCTCCTGTCCCTGGGCGCCTTCCTGTTCAAGGCGTTCGCGCTCGTGCTGGTGATGATGTGGGTCCGCTGGACGCTGCCGCGCCTGCGCGTGGACCAGCTCATGCGGATGGCATGGAAGTACCTGGTTCCTCTCACTTTCGTGAACCTGCTGGGAGTCTCCCTGTGGCTGCTGGTCTTCAAGGGCAAGGGAATTCCCCACCTGATCGCATCGATCTTTTAG
- a CDS encoding NADH-quinone oxidoreductase subunit I — MGLREYINDIVEAVVTTAKGMRITARYGVDAKEEITQQYPEVRREPAERFRGFLHNDIARCTSCQMCAKVCPVDCIVLESVRGADKKMVLVSYDINIGRCMYCGLCVEVCPPKSLTHTSGYEKASFDRGELILHFVKEDAAEIKARVAKQVAEAAAKAAEATKAAEAAKAAEAARSADPSAPAPAGANPAPKENPEKKA, encoded by the coding sequence ATGGGCTTGAGGGAATACATCAACGACATCGTCGAAGCCGTGGTAACCACCGCGAAGGGGATGCGGATCACGGCCCGCTACGGCGTCGACGCCAAAGAGGAAATAACCCAGCAGTATCCGGAAGTGCGCAGGGAGCCGGCGGAGCGGTTCCGCGGCTTCCTCCACAACGACATCGCGCGCTGCACGTCCTGCCAGATGTGCGCGAAGGTCTGCCCCGTGGACTGCATAGTCCTCGAATCGGTCCGGGGTGCGGACAAGAAGATGGTCCTCGTCTCCTATGACATCAACATCGGGCGGTGCATGTACTGCGGCCTGTGCGTCGAAGTCTGTCCCCCGAAATCGCTCACTCATACCAGCGGATACGAGAAGGCGTCGTTCGACCGCGGAGAGCTGATCCTCCACTTCGTCAAGGAGGATGCCGCGGAAATCAAGGCGCGCGTCGCGAAGCAGGTGGCCGAGGCGGCCGCGAAGGCGGCGGAAGCCACGAAAGCCGCGGAGGCGGCAAAAGCGGCCGAAGCCGCCAGGTCAGCGGACCCGTCCGCCCCGGCTCCCGCGGGGGCGAACCCGGCGCCGAAGGAAAACCCGGAGAAGAAGGCATGA
- a CDS encoding NADH-quinone oxidoreductase subunit J produces the protein MTGPADIIFYFLAALTVGAAVLVAVLPNIVYAAVALLFSFVGVAGLYVYLSADFLAATQVLVYVGGILILIMFAVFLSNRISDVKISNPARFQWQAALLCLALFGVLSFTAVRTAFPVKPALAYQPTTAEIGELLMTRYLLPFEAASVLLLAALIGAALLSRPEGKGKVSADMEEPK, from the coding sequence ATGACGGGACCGGCGGATATCATCTTCTATTTCCTGGCGGCGTTGACGGTGGGGGCGGCGGTTCTCGTGGCCGTTCTTCCCAACATCGTATATGCCGCGGTGGCGCTCCTGTTTTCCTTCGTCGGGGTGGCCGGATTGTACGTCTACCTGTCGGCGGACTTCCTCGCAGCCACCCAGGTGCTGGTGTACGTCGGCGGGATTCTCATCCTGATCATGTTCGCCGTCTTCCTCTCGAACCGTATCTCCGACGTCAAGATCTCCAACCCGGCGCGGTTCCAGTGGCAGGCGGCTCTCTTGTGCCTCGCGCTCTTCGGCGTCCTGTCGTTTACGGCGGTCCGGACGGCCTTCCCGGTCAAGCCCGCCCTGGCATACCAGCCGACCACCGCGGAGATCGGCGAGCTTCTCATGACGCGCTACCTGCTGCCGTTCGAGGCGGCTTCGGTGCTGCTGCTTGCGGCTCTTATCGGCGCCGCTCTCCTCTCCCGGCCGGAAGGGAAGGGGAAGGTATCGGCGGACATGGAGGAGCCGAAATAA
- the nuoK gene encoding NADH-quinone oxidoreductase subunit NuoK, producing the protein MGLDKLLVISAALFCCGLYTILTRRNAVAVLMGVELVLNAANINFVAFSHYVSRVIGGQIFAIFVIVLAAAEAAVALAIFLRMYATTGTVEVDAADQMKG; encoded by the coding sequence ATGGGACTGGACAAGCTGCTTGTCATTAGCGCCGCCCTCTTTTGCTGCGGCCTGTACACGATCCTGACGCGCCGCAACGCGGTCGCGGTGCTCATGGGGGTAGAGCTGGTTCTTAACGCCGCCAACATCAACTTCGTCGCGTTTTCGCACTACGTCTCCCGCGTCATCGGCGGGCAGATCTTCGCCATCTTCGTGATCGTGCTCGCCGCGGCCGAGGCCGCCGTCGCGCTGGCCATCTTCCTTCGGATGTACGCCACGACGGGGACCGTCGAGGTGGACGCGGCCGATCAGATGAAGGGATAG